Proteins found in one Rahnella aceris genomic segment:
- a CDS encoding YdgH/BhsA/McbA-like domain containing protein, which yields MKSKKIIVAAILTGLFSLNAMAAEMISKEEAKDKGYTSLGVVTTSNEYTAPMDAKEELSKLADEKGGKYYVVIAAQEKKKITATAEVFK from the coding sequence ATGAAATCAAAAAAAATTATCGTTGCGGCAATTCTGACAGGGTTATTCTCACTCAACGCGATGGCGGCAGAGATGATCTCGAAAGAAGAAGCCAAAGATAAGGGTTACACCAGTCTGGGCGTGGTCACGACCAGCAATGAATACACTGCGCCAATGGATGCGAAAGAAGAATTGTCCAAACTGGCTGATGAAAAGGGCGGCAAATACTATGTGGTGATTGCGGCTCAGGAGAAGAAGAAAATCACCGCAACGGCTGAAGTCTTCAAATAA